In Alkalihalobacillus sp. TS-13, the following are encoded in one genomic region:
- the thiT gene encoding energy-coupled thiamine transporter ThiT, with the protein MRNRNLLIAEVAIMAALGIILGFIKLSGPWAFGGSVSLEMVPIFIMAFRRGLFAGVLTGMLIGLLQLLINPYIYYFLQVILDYPLAFLVVGLAGLARPKWSDSFGKRVLLIIAGTFIGSILRLASHVISGVAFFADQAPEGTPAFTYSFMYNFSYIAPTFILTVILLVLLSKTAPKLVHGE; encoded by the coding sequence ATGAGAAATCGTAATTTATTGATTGCTGAAGTTGCAATTATGGCCGCTCTAGGGATTATACTAGGATTTATTAAATTGAGCGGTCCATGGGCTTTTGGAGGTTCAGTATCGTTGGAGATGGTACCTATTTTTATCATGGCTTTCCGTAGAGGGTTATTTGCTGGGGTATTGACTGGGATGTTGATCGGTCTATTACAATTATTGATCAATCCGTATATCTATTATTTCTTACAGGTCATCCTAGATTATCCATTGGCATTTCTAGTCGTTGGATTGGCTGGCCTTGCAAGACCGAAATGGAGCGATTCATTCGGTAAGAGAGTATTGTTGATCATTGCAGGTACCTTTATTGGAAGCATACTCCGCCTTGCAAGCCATGTCATTTCTGGGGTGGCATTTTTCGCTGATCAGGCACCTGAAGGTACACCAGCATTTACCTATTCCTTCATGTATAATTTTTCTTACATTGCACCGACATTTATACTGACAGTGATTCTATTAGTTCTTTTATCAAAAACTGCTCCTAAATTGGTTCATGGAGAGTGA
- a CDS encoding thiamine diphosphokinase, giving the protein MTLLQTICIVSGGPEHLLPHEMESENAFYIGVDEGVLYLQKRNIVPQAAFGDFDSITSEDVTRLQDMKMKIFTFEREKDMTDLELALRWSLKQNPEKIILYGATGGRLDHELINFQMLKAGLDSQIPIEIVDRDNIILMKGPGTYTIESIQDFPYVSFLPFSPIVTGVTLSGFRYPLDHATVEWGSTLCISNELVTKKGTYSFDSGIIMMIRSKDRDGNLKTPGTISK; this is encoded by the coding sequence GTGACATTATTGCAAACAATTTGTATCGTTTCTGGAGGACCTGAACATCTGCTGCCCCATGAGATGGAAAGTGAAAATGCTTTTTATATTGGTGTTGATGAAGGGGTCCTTTATCTTCAAAAAAGAAATATAGTTCCACAAGCTGCCTTCGGTGACTTTGATTCGATAACGAGTGAAGATGTTACTAGACTTCAAGACATGAAAATGAAGATCTTTACGTTTGAACGAGAAAAAGATATGACGGACCTCGAACTTGCGTTGAGGTGGTCGCTTAAGCAGAATCCCGAAAAAATCATTTTATATGGTGCCACAGGCGGCCGACTGGATCATGAGCTGATCAATTTTCAAATGTTGAAAGCAGGTCTTGATTCCCAAATACCTATAGAAATCGTTGATCGAGATAATATCATTCTCATGAAGGGTCCGGGGACATATACGATTGAATCCATTCAGGATTTTCCGTACGTTTCCTTCTTGCCGTTTTCACCAATTGTGACAGGGGTGACATTGTCTGGTTTCCGTTACCCGTTGGATCATGCAACAGTAGAGTGGGGCTCGACCCTCTGTATTTCAAATGAGCTTGTAACAAAAAAAGGTACTTATTCGTTTGATAGCGGCATAATTATGATGATAAGAAGCAAAGATCGAGATGGAAATTTAAAAACTCCGGGTACTATTTCTAAGTAG
- the spoVM gene encoding stage V sporulation protein SpoVM: MKFYTIKLPKFLGGFVRAILGSFKKG; encoded by the coding sequence ATGAAATTTTATACCATCAAACTGCCAAAGTTCTTGGGCGGATTCGTGAGGGCGATCTTAGGGTCATTTAAAAAAGGGTAA
- the rpmB gene encoding 50S ribosomal protein L28, giving the protein MARKCVVTGKKTNFGNKRSHALNTTKRKWGANVQKVRILVDGKPKRVYVSARALKSGKVERV; this is encoded by the coding sequence ATGGCTAGAAAATGTGTTGTTACTGGTAAGAAAACAAACTTTGGAAACAAGCGTTCTCACGCGTTGAACACTACAAAACGTAAATGGGGAGCGAACGTTCAAAAGGTTCGTATTCTTGTTGACGGTAAACCGAAACGTGTATACGTATCTGCTCGTGCCTTGAAATCAGGTAAAGTAGAACGTGTCTAA
- a CDS encoding Asp23/Gls24 family envelope stress response protein: MSIEMKTNYGEIDISNDVIATIAGGAAIDCYGIIGMASQKQIKDGITELLGRDNFSRGIVVRQEEDEVHIDMYIIVSYGTKISEVAHNVQTKVKYTLDQMLGLSVDSVNIFVQGVRVTNP; the protein is encoded by the coding sequence ATGTCTATAGAAATGAAAACAAATTACGGAGAAATTGATATCTCTAATGATGTTATTGCAACGATTGCAGGTGGAGCTGCGATTGATTGTTATGGTATTATCGGAATGGCCTCACAAAAGCAGATTAAAGATGGCATTACTGAACTTCTAGGCAGAGACAATTTCAGCAGAGGAATTGTCGTGCGGCAAGAAGAGGATGAAGTGCACATAGACATGTATATCATCGTCAGCTATGGAACGAAAATTTCTGAAGTAGCTCACAATGTACAAACAAAAGTGAAGTACACGCTTGATCAAATGCTCGGACTATCTGTAGATTCAGTCAACATATTTGTTCAAGGCGTGAGGGTGACGAACCCGTAA
- a CDS encoding DAK2 domain-containing protein, producing MTVKKVGGKKLSQMFVFGADNLNRNVKMVDALNVFPVPDGDTGTNMNLTITSGVKEVRNLSTDDASKVATSFSKGLLMGARGNSGVILSQLFRGFSKAIEGHSEIDTKLFAEAFEAGVETAYKAVMKPVEGTILTVAKDSAKKAAKAARKSDDMVEVMKQTLKEAKESLDRTPDLLPVLKEVGVVDSGGQGLVTIYEGFLAVLEGKELPEVSISGPSMDELVNAEHHKAQSHMKTEDIHYGYCTEFMVKFKSEKTEKNPFSEEEFRNQLSEHGDSLLVVSDEDLVKVHIHTEKPGDMLTLAQTYGDLINIKIENMREQHSAILDDEYQSEPETNIPAQSAKKDFGIVTVSMGSGIEELFKSLGATVVIAGGQTMNPSTEDIVKAIQEANAEKLLILPNNGNIVMAAEQAATVVEEEVAVVKTKTVPQGISALLAFNPTASLDDNQSAMTEAVKHVKSGQITFAVRDTSIDGVDIKKDDFMGIFDGKIVTSKGTQKEAVEALLSEMVSDEDEIITIIFGEDADESEASALGDWIEDQFPNAEVEIHPGNQPIYSYIISVE from the coding sequence GTGACAGTTAAGAAGGTAGGCGGAAAAAAGCTATCCCAAATGTTCGTTTTCGGAGCGGATAACCTGAACAGAAACGTAAAAATGGTAGACGCTCTTAATGTTTTTCCAGTACCGGATGGTGATACTGGGACGAATATGAATTTAACGATCACTTCTGGTGTGAAGGAAGTAAGAAATCTATCAACTGATGACGCCAGTAAAGTAGCGACATCATTTTCGAAAGGGCTCCTAATGGGTGCCCGTGGCAACTCTGGTGTCATTTTATCCCAGCTTTTCAGAGGTTTTTCGAAAGCGATAGAGGGACATAGTGAAATTGACACGAAATTATTTGCTGAAGCGTTTGAAGCTGGTGTAGAAACCGCATATAAAGCAGTGATGAAACCAGTTGAAGGTACGATCCTGACCGTTGCTAAGGATTCGGCCAAAAAAGCAGCGAAGGCTGCTCGCAAATCAGACGATATGGTAGAAGTTATGAAGCAGACGTTGAAAGAGGCGAAGGAATCTTTAGACCGTACACCGGACTTATTGCCCGTTTTAAAAGAAGTTGGTGTAGTTGATTCTGGTGGACAAGGACTCGTTACGATTTATGAAGGATTCCTGGCTGTACTTGAAGGAAAAGAGCTTCCGGAAGTCAGCATATCGGGTCCATCTATGGATGAACTTGTGAATGCAGAACACCATAAGGCACAAAGCCATATGAAAACAGAAGACATCCATTATGGATATTGCACGGAGTTCATGGTGAAATTCAAATCTGAGAAAACGGAAAAGAATCCATTTTCTGAAGAAGAATTCAGAAATCAGCTCAGTGAGCATGGTGATTCTTTACTTGTCGTCTCTGATGAAGATCTCGTCAAGGTCCATATACATACGGAAAAACCGGGAGATATGCTGACTCTCGCTCAAACGTATGGTGACTTGATTAATATAAAAATTGAGAACATGCGGGAACAGCATTCGGCCATTTTAGATGATGAATATCAGTCCGAACCAGAAACTAATATCCCTGCACAATCAGCAAAAAAAGATTTCGGGATCGTTACAGTTTCAATGGGGTCAGGGATTGAAGAATTGTTCAAAAGTTTAGGTGCGACTGTCGTGATTGCCGGAGGGCAGACGATGAATCCAAGTACGGAAGACATTGTCAAAGCGATTCAAGAAGCGAATGCTGAAAAGTTGCTTATCCTTCCGAACAATGGAAACATTGTGATGGCCGCGGAGCAAGCAGCTACAGTAGTTGAAGAAGAAGTGGCAGTAGTGAAAACGAAAACGGTTCCACAAGGGATTTCTGCACTTCTCGCATTCAATCCCACCGCTTCTTTAGATGATAACCAATCAGCGATGACTGAAGCTGTCAAGCACGTCAAATCAGGACAAATCACTTTTGCGGTACGTGACACAAGCATTGATGGTGTTGATATCAAGAAAGACGATTTCATGGGAATCTTCGATGGAAAGATTGTAACGTCGAAAGGAACTCAAAAAGAGGCGGTCGAGGCGTTGTTATCTGAAATGGTGAGTGACGAAGATGAAATTATCACCATCATTTTCGGTGAGGATGCTGATGAAAGCGAAGCGTCCGCACTTGGAGACTGGATAGAGGATCAATTTCCAAATGCGGAAGTTGAAATCCACCCAGGTAACCAACCAATTTACTCGTATATCATTTCTGTAGAATAA
- the sdaAB gene encoding L-serine ammonia-lyase, iron-sulfur-dependent subunit beta yields the protein MKYKSVFDVIGPIMIGPSSSHTAGAARIGRVARSLFGRKPEWAHISFYGSFAKTYRGHGTDVAIVGGILDFDTFDQRISESLKIAKQEKIKIKMTEEEALTDHPNTARIRLGDKDGELEVVGISIGGGKIEIIELNGFELGLSGNHPALLVVHNDHYGAIAGVANLLAKHQINIGHMEVGRKEIGSEALMTIEVDQNLEDDVLADIEKLPHIIKATRIHD from the coding sequence ATGAAGTATAAAAGCGTTTTCGATGTCATCGGACCAATCATGATCGGTCCATCCAGTTCACATACAGCAGGTGCAGCAAGAATTGGTCGGGTTGCAAGATCCTTGTTTGGTCGTAAACCTGAATGGGCGCACATTTCCTTCTACGGATCCTTTGCGAAAACGTACCGTGGTCATGGAACGGATGTAGCGATTGTCGGTGGGATCCTCGATTTTGATACGTTCGATCAGCGGATAAGCGAATCGTTGAAGATTGCCAAACAAGAGAAAATCAAAATCAAGATGACAGAAGAGGAAGCATTGACTGATCATCCTAACACTGCCCGGATCCGTCTTGGAGATAAGGACGGAGAGTTGGAAGTGGTTGGGATTTCAATCGGCGGTGGAAAAATCGAGATTATTGAGTTGAACGGATTTGAGTTAGGGTTATCAGGAAACCATCCTGCACTTCTTGTCGTACACAATGATCATTACGGTGCTATTGCCGGGGTAGCCAATCTATTAGCCAAACACCAGATCAATATCGGTCATATGGAAGTCGGAAGGAAAGAAATCGGAAGTGAAGCTCTGATGACAATCGAAGTGGATCAAAACCTTGAAGATGACGTTTTAGCAGATATCGAAAAACTTCCACACATTATAAAAGCGACACGGATTCATGATTAA
- the sdaAA gene encoding L-serine ammonia-lyase, iron-sulfur-dependent, subunit alpha: MFRNVSELVELAVSKNVPISEVMIEQEMEVTGRTKESVMERMEKNLDVMEKAVERGIKEGVKSHSGLTGGDAVLLQKYIESGKSLAGTTILDAVSKAVATNEVNAAMGTICATPTAGSAGVVPGTLFALRDKLHPSREQMVRYLFTSGAFGFVVANNASISGAAGGCQAEVGSATGMAAAAIVELAGGTPEQSAEAMAIALKNMLGLVCDPVAGLVEVPCVKRNAIGASIAITAADMSLAGITSRIPCDEVIDAMYKIGESMPTALKETAQGGLAATPTGRELEAKIYGVPLKKK, translated from the coding sequence ATGTTTAGGAATGTCAGTGAGTTAGTGGAACTTGCCGTTTCAAAGAATGTTCCAATTTCTGAAGTAATGATCGAACAAGAAATGGAAGTGACCGGCCGAACGAAGGAATCGGTAATGGAACGTATGGAAAAAAACCTGGATGTCATGGAGAAGGCTGTAGAACGCGGAATCAAAGAAGGTGTAAAATCACATTCTGGCTTGACTGGAGGTGATGCAGTCCTTCTACAAAAATACATCGAGAGTGGCAAAAGCCTTGCTGGTACGACGATTCTGGATGCGGTCAGCAAAGCTGTTGCGACCAATGAAGTGAATGCTGCGATGGGTACGATCTGTGCGACGCCTACTGCAGGATCCGCTGGTGTCGTCCCAGGTACCCTATTTGCCCTTAGAGATAAACTGCATCCGAGCCGTGAACAAATGGTCCGCTATTTATTCACATCTGGTGCTTTTGGTTTCGTCGTTGCAAATAATGCATCGATTTCCGGAGCTGCTGGGGGTTGTCAGGCTGAGGTAGGATCAGCTACAGGAATGGCTGCAGCAGCGATCGTCGAACTAGCTGGCGGCACTCCTGAGCAATCAGCGGAAGCTATGGCGATTGCGCTTAAAAACATGCTTGGTCTTGTATGTGATCCCGTTGCAGGACTGGTAGAAGTACCATGTGTAAAAAGGAATGCCATCGGAGCAAGCATCGCGATAACCGCTGCAGATATGTCACTTGCTGGGATCACGAGTCGTATTCCATGCGATGAAGTGATTGATGCGATGTATAAGATTGGAGAATCGATGCCTACTGCCCTTAAGGAGACTGCACAAGGAGGATTGGCGGCTACTCCGACAGGTCGGGAGCTTGAAGCGAAAATTTATGGAGTGCCGCTAAAGAAAAAATGA